In the Ranitomeya imitator isolate aRanImi1 chromosome 2, aRanImi1.pri, whole genome shotgun sequence genome, tttttggaaaggctatggtataagcaataagaaaaacaatgtttccatttgccccgagtcctaagtggccgccatcttggattttacaaaatggctgatttacatcgatttttgttaatatctcagcttgtaagtaacgtaaaacttaaattttgacagctaaacatacattttgagtactaagaaatgcagtggtatccaaataaatactctatatacgactacaaattgtatcggtttatatttgaacaaattttcgaactcgaaaagcagagagttaatgtttttaacttttgaacaaccagagtgtctttacatatcgccaccatcactgtcatcatcagtttcatatttggtctgagtgtcctcgtcattcatacactcgctgtcacactgacaaagatcggtacaggataagttattttttcggcacgaacaccttgaagaagaacagtcatgtttgcattgacaactaatcatctcgattattgcttttggagctggaagaacatctgtcatggttggtttcaactgtccatccaaccctttgtgatagccattcttctcgggatccagctgagaatcctgcaaagcaatgttagcttgtccccacactctggcttggatatggactctgaggacatgttgttttagagctccgagtgtaggaggtaacctgtcactttctgccatatgcttgcaaaatagatgccatcgcagttcgggaatattcttaataaaaatgccttttggagagtaagcaaaacatacgaaggtagcaagagttgacaacatagttttgctcacttctttttcagtcgaaagcatctgcagagaactgattacgtctggtgttgcgttcatgtaagcttgcagccagattgctttgccaattcgagagaaccttccagttgtgtcagcaccagtgaatgcatggaaggctgtcaaagcctttgctctgtctgcccctatgactctccttattggctctatctcgatcatcccagagaccattgaaatcgatgtattcttcagcatgaggtcatagttagctatgaccaacaccagtacatcggtatcaggggagaagaaaaccatccttgcatccggtgggtttcgttgtgttgccaagacagcttggtagatcaacagtgtgtctgcttcttcgtgatttgaattcatacatgatgttctgactcatagtgagtgctgctcggtcaacaattttggtccttctttgagtttcaaggctgtcaatcggccctgttatgatccaacggatagcggaatataattctgctggaacgtcgtttatgtcactagtgaccgttatggtgtttttatcattgacttccgttgtaaaattagcaatgcttttctttgtggtctgttctgttggtactacgttcttgttgtccatgaaaaacatgctttgtccaacagcttttgtggtaccggacgtcaatagaatgtgcatcccctggtgcaatgcatgtgttcagtcttgttttcagtgttaaattatctgatgtttcaatagcttgtttcaacgatttccctgcgttgactgtcctcacattataaagcttctcattctcatcgttctgacaaaagaaacatttttccttatccagtggccatgtatgtgacctcgtgaatggtgatgaagagtcagatgttaatgaacctgattcgtccatttcagcacgtcctctttttaatcctcgtttcttggtaatgtggctaccagtagctaatgcatgtgcataacggtcccgggctcgttgtatttggtcgttgttaattgcatttgtgtaacaacttcgatggtagactgcctgatgtgtagcgattgtgtctttcctgttgctaatccgtcgatggatatcaacatagttgccatcttgtaaacttgccctctctgctactatgtccaaaacgcgctggtaagactgtatccgaggattttgcaccaacttctcattgccattggaagactgacagagcatacatagcttccagttgataggtgcctcaccttcacaagtgacttcagtagcttgtggtttgtctgtcatgttcaactcctgtaataaaagaaaaaaaaaacatgtgattcctgtcattatgtattattatgtcaatactaattaattataaaaaactgctgtagtaaatatctaaaacacatctgcaactagtaatattgcatttcttagccctaaaatgtatgtttagctgtcaaattttatttttatgttatttataagctgagatattaacgaaaattggttttacgtcagccattttgtcaaatccaatatggcggtcacgtgggactcggggcaaatggaaacattgtttttcgtattgcttatactataacctttccaaaaatgtatagttttcagactctccaaaaaaatccggcgaaggcctaaatcaatacatagtgaaccggactaaatgtactgccaatccaaaatgaccaaaataacaacactgcacagagtctatcccagctctgtattgcacgctacgcaaatacacaaccaattagggtaatgacaaatgatacagagaacaattatcatcttataactctattattcaactctcatacggacataaatagacaaaacacaaaactcactggtgatgtggattctttgaaccatgctcgcagccttttacccagaggtatggagagatccagatgagagattgcaagtgcaaaacaggtttgtaagaataacatttctcaccttgctgcagctggtgttttgcatgtccaatttctcagcagaaaactcccccatacggattccgaataggctggatacacggccccggtcgggcgccaaaactgttatagctgttttcgttctgaccaacgtcagctgacagatcaccagtgagaccaaattgtggagttacgcccgtcattttacaagcgcgcttgaagacaaaaagacacctcacacatatcctgtgagcaagtcacttttatctgaagtaatagaacaagaggcaatattttataccatttacaacaaatgtaactcttaatgcaattcatgtagcccccaccatcacccagggtcatactgacctttattctctcacgtacctGGAGCATGATGtgtctgactattgagaacatacatgataagaagggtagtctccttgaagcggagaccatcagactactgcatcaacagattctagtaattctaacaattaaaggcaacaggcacttaaaggcaaactattaacccttctatatcactatGTTACCAACAGCCAGTAAGGGATGCATTACATGTGCCATAGGGCACAGGGTGAGTGATAGCGGGTGCCACATGTAGGATGGCACAGTATTTGGACATTTAACATCTGGTGATGAGCATATTTTCGGTCCGTGAAACCATTGCATCGTACTTAGACCTATgtcattctatggggccgtgcacatcagATTTTTTTCCTTGGATAGAGCCgctcaagggaaaaaaaaaataaaacacagcaGGCTCGATTTGCATCCGATATTTGGATCGCACTCGACCATGTGAGTCGATGAGTGTGTGGAAattatcagactgcactcggatgacatctaagATAATTAAAATTACTAAgatgaatctttaaaaaaaaaaaaataatgattaaaaaataataatagttatGGAGTTAGGAAGGACAGGACGTAAACCAATGGCACAAAAATGAAAAACTGTCCTGaagtgaaggggttaagcttccaCCAATACAATAAGTTTACTATCGGAATCACAACACAGGCGGTCTTATTGGGGTCTAATGTGATCGTGAGCCTCTTGATTAAAAGACTCCAGCAGTGCAGGACTGGGGACCACCACTAGAAACAACTGCCACGTGGTTTATGCCCACTGGTTGCCAGGCGACCAGAGACGCCACGTCGACGGTCCGTTCGCGCACCGGAAGTCGAGTTGTTGGAATGATGACGTTTCCCAGCGCGCCTgtatccggcggccattttccttttGGGCAGCTCCTATAGGCAGCAGTGCTCGGCGCCAGTGCTGCGTTATGTGGCGGTGGAGGCGCACTGCAGGGGATCTCCCGGAGCACGGCTGCCGCTAACTCACTGCTGCCGGGGACATGGCGGCCGGTGCCAGGGTGCTGAAGCTGGGGCGTCGGTACAAGTACTTGGCAGCTGCCGCCCTGGCTCTGCTGCTGTTACAAGGCCTGGTGGTGTGGAGCTTCAGCGGACTGGACGAGGATGGAGAGATAGTAAGCGCTGcattgagtgtgtgtgtgtatggggggcagCACTGGGGTCCCATAGTGGGCACAGGGACTTGTGTGATAGCGGGTGCCACATCTAGGATGGCACAGTATTTGCACGTGATGGGCACGTAGTTGGCGTACTGTAACCTGGCCGTATTGGTGCCCGCTGACTTGTGCCGGTGTCGCCCGCCTTCCTGCTTTGCTGTGATGACTTTTTGTATTCCAGAATGCCCCTCAGAAGAGGAGTAGAAGCCCCGATAAGGCGGAACACTCCAAGGACCCTGACAGTTCCGCAGGGCGCAGAGCTTGGCGATCGAGGATAAAGGGAGGGAGAGCGGGCAGTGAGGTAGCCAGAGTGGCAAAAGAGGCTAATGCAAAGTCCAAGCTGAGCACCCGTATCCATGTCCCGCAGGAAACGTGGGCCAATCTGACCAGAGACGGGGACACGGGAAGCGTAGAAGGACCTCATCACACCGACCATGGCTTCACCCGCAAATGTGAAGTCAAAGGAAAAGATGCCTTGTCTGCACTGGCAAGAGCACCTACCCAAAAGTGCCAGCAGGAGATTGCCAACCTGGTGTGTTTACACCAGCAGGGACGGCTCATGCCGAAGAGCTTGCCACGTTACTGCCACACCACAGGTAGCTGGTCTTCATCTCTGTGTCTGCACTAACGTGTTAGTTACTGACATGGCCCCTGGGTATTCCGACAACCTTCACACGTCTCTGATTGATGGCTCTCACGGGGTGCTGCTGTTTAGTGAGGCATTGTCAGTGTGTGCGTATTGTGGCGTTATGCATGATCTTTGGTAGGGGTGGGGGCAGAACCAGGACACTCGTCACATTGAGGCGTGATGAGCTATTTCACGGGTGAAGGAAAAGGTGGCTTTGAGTTAAAGAATAAGTTAAATTCCAGCTTTATTCCCTTCTACCTTGGACCTGTAGGCaaagtccttaaaggggttgtccatcggGGCAAAAAAAATGAGGCAATACTCTGCCTCAGCCATGTAACCTTTATGAGGTCCATGCTGGTTTGTAGTTCTTGGTCCTGACTCGACACCGCCCAAGCCAGCCCAGACTATCCCTGGCTATGGCAGGTCACTGCTGGTGCCAGTGATGGGCCGAGCAGACATTTCCTGACTTGGAGGGAGGCGGGTGATCAGTAAGGTGAATATcactggttttatttgttttaatcTCTGAGCCCCCCGAAAATTTCTTCTGGGCAACCCCAGATAGGGGATTAGAGGAGCAGGTCCCGTGGAGGGTTTACTTTTTGGCTGCCATCAGAATATGATGCCATGTGATATCAGCTTTGTCAGTATCTGTGATCCATTACTTTGTAGTGTAACACGTGGCCATTCTAAAGAATAGCGGCGCTTGTAACACATGATTATTGTAAGATCTGCTGATTGTTAGGGCAATTCTTGTTCTTTTTCCTTATCAATGTGCAATGTCATAAAGGTAAATTTTTGTCCCAGTGGTATTGATGAGATCTGATGTTTTTTTTTCCCGTATGTGTTTGCACTTTCCGTCCATAATTAATAAGCGTTATCCTCTGGTTGCTTTCTGTCGCAGGTAAACTGACATCCGGTTTGCAATGGGAAGAGAATGATATTGTAGCTCCAGTCCACAAGAAACCTCTGCGTCTGGTCTTCATGCTTGTGGTCCACGGGAGAGCTGTGCGCCAGCTGAAACGCCTTATTAAAGCTATATACCACAAAGACCACTTTTACTACATCCACGTGGATCAGGTAGGGACAGTTCCCACCGTGGTAATAGGCGTACCTATGCTGAAAGTGTTAATAGGGTAATCAGGCGACGGTCCATATTTCCAGATGCAAGAAAACAGATCAGTTAACCGTGGTCTATTAAATGGCAGATTCTGATCAGAGAGACAGACATTGAGTTTAATGGAACAGACACAAATTCTATGGATCTCCGTGCTGAGAACATGTCGCAGGTTTTATAATACTGTCTGCCTCCATTGTTACATAGATCTCAGCCCTGATGAGAGGAGGGTGTACTGATTTTGACACTGGGCATAGTTTGGATGTTGGCATGAGCAGTTGGAGTGAACACTTTAAGAAAGAGATCATTCAGCTAGTCTCATGGAGTTCCAAAgctagtacaccagcctcatcaggtctgagAGCTATTTGCCAATGCATGATGTCTTTAGTCTAacatctggtgacagattcactttaaattaGATGAGAAATGTGCCCCtcaatattttttttcttgccTTTCCAGCGTTCCAATTACCTGCACAATGAAATGGTTCAGATAGCACAACAATACACAAATATTCGTGTCACGCCTTGGCGCATGATCACCATCTGGGGTGGTGCCAGCCTGCTCACCATGTATTTACGTAGCATGCAGGATCTGCTGGAGATGACCGACTGGCCTTGGGACTTCTTCATCAACCTGAGTGCTGCGGACTACCCCACCAGGTGAGTAAAATATGTTGCGCTTGTTTGTAGCCCTTTAAAAGGATATGATTTATCATCTTGTTTTTTTCACATAGGACCAATCAGGAGCTGGTTTACTTCTTATCGAAATACAAGGATAAGAACTTTCTTAAATCTCATGGCCGTGATAATGCTCGGTAAGGATATGCGTGAGCTGGTGATATTTTatttaacatttttactttttattttttttccccattttatgCACCAGAACATCTGTAAACTCAATAATGGAGGCATTGTATTAAAATCACTTCTGTGACTACTATCTCGGTGCTGTTCTTCGCCTGTATCTATCAGACGTATACAGCATGTCCTGTAAACGGCCAACCCCTTTAAGCAGAGTACAGTGATTCCAGTTGATGAGTGTCCCCGTCTTGTACAAGACGCCTAAAACAAGGTTTTCTTTCCTTCTTCTAGGTTCATTAAGAAGCAAGGAATCGATCGTCTTTTCCATGAATGTGATTCTCACATGTGGCGTCTTGGTGAGCGGGAGATTCCAGAGGGCATTGTGGTGGATGGCGGCTCGGATTGGTTTGTCCTGACTCGCCCGTTTGTGAAATACGTGATTTATACTCAGGATGTCCTCGTGTCCGAGCTCCGGCGTTTCTACAAGTACACGTTGCTCCCCGCCGAGGTCAGAGACTAGTCTCGCGCATCCCTGGGTCTGGGGACATACTGTGTCATCAGTGGTCACTCACTGCTGAATGTCTTCCTCTTTTCAGTCATTTTTTCACACCGTCTTGGAGAACAGTCAAGATTGCGATACGTTTGTGGATAATAACTTGCGAGTGACAAACTGGAACCGGAAACTGGGCTGCCGCTGCCAGTATAAGCACATTGTGGACTGGTGCGGCTGCTCCCCTAATGACTTCAAACCACCAGACATTTCACGACTAAAGGTAACCTTCGAATATATAGTTTCTGGAACATCCATGATCCTGAGCTGTCCGGTCATAAGAGTCTCTAGATTAACCCattaccgacctccgccgtactattacagcgGAGGTCAGTATCCCCGCTTTGCAGgctgcggcggtgagcccgcatcaaagccgggacatgtcagctgttttgaacagctgatattcccgcaatagcggcgggtggaattgcgattcacccgccgctattaactagataaatgccgctgtcaaacgctgacagcggcatttaactactgcttccggccatcgggctggaaatgagcgGATCgtcaaccccgtcacatgatcgggggtcagcgatgcatcggcataacttgagaccttgagacctctatggttgttgatgctgactTGCtgtgcgctcatagcaagcctgcatttcagctacatagcagcgatctgatcaggctatgccagcttctagcctcccatggagactattaaagcatggcaaaaagtaaaaaaaaaaaagtataaaagtttaaatcgcctcattcaaaataaaacaattaaaaaaaaaatcaaacctacacatatttggtatcgccacgttccgaatcgcccgatctatcaataaaaaagcattaacctgatcgctaaacagcatagcgagaaaaaaatttgaaacgccagaattatgattttttggtcgccgcaacattgcattaaaatgcaataacgggcgatcaaaagaacatatcagcaccaaaatggtatcattaaaaacgtcagctcagcacgcaaaaaataagtcctcaccaaccccagatcaccaaaaatggagacgctacaggtattgcacaattttattttattttttagcaaagtttggaatttttttttgccacttagataaaacgtaagctagacatgtttggtgtctgtgaactcgtaatgacctggagaatcataatatcaggtcagttttagcatttattgaacctagcaaaaaagccaaacaaaaaacaagtgtgggattgcactttttttgcaatttcaccgcacttggaattttgttttcccattttctagtacacaacatgctaaaaccaatgatgtcgttcaaaagtacaactcgtcccgcaaaaaataagctctcacatggctatgttgacgggaaaataaaaaagttatggctctgggaaggaggggagcgaaaaacgagaatgcaaaaatggaaaggggcaaggtcttgaagggggttAAGGGCTTGTTCAGATGAGTGATACTTCTGGCAATTTTTTTGGCATCCTTATGCTTGCACTGTTTTGGGGCAGTTTTTCCAGTCTCCGTCCACCTTTATCTATGATTGAGCATAGATAAGATTAAGCCCCATCCAATGTTTTATCAGGTGCTGTGCCTACAATAGTAATTGGGCAATACTGGCTACTTTCGGCAGTGTGTCCTGACCAAAATAGGGGGTGTTGTGATTCTTTTtctgttacatttttttttgtatttggtttcaTGTTTTTACTTTGCCCCGCAGTGCTAACAACCAAATTCAtcatatgtttgttttttgttttgttttagcaAGTTTCCAGGCCGACATTCTTTGCTAGAAAATTTGAGTCATCTGTGAATCAGGAGGCTATGGATATTCTGGATGCTCATGTATTTGGAGAACCAGATCCAGGGACCCCAAATCTAAAAGCTTACTGGGAGAATGTCTATCACTACACAGAAGGACAAGAAGGTGTCACTGATGTCACCATGACTGCGTACACGTCATTTACACGATTGTCATTGAACAAACTTCGGAAACCTGAGAAAGAGAACAAAAAGTCAGCCTGCAGGTAGCCAAAGACTGAACCTTTTATGCATTTTACTGCAACCCTTGCCATATGATCTACCTGTTTAGTTGTATTTAGCGTGCAAACAGCTTAAATACACTCAAAGTGCTAAGTTCTGCCTATGAGAGGTGCGTTTATTAGTGTAGGTTCCCATCTAAAGAGGTCGCCTTGTTGCTGGCAGATGGGCTTTCACAATTTGATCCAAATGTGCACAAAGGTCCTTACATGTAAGAGCACAGTCTATATAGCAGTGATGCAATTTATTAACTTGTAGAGTTGAAAGGAGCCTGCCTTTAGATTCACCAACTATGGGCAACAGGAATCGGCACCTGGCAGCGCAATTGCAGCCAGGTATGCTTCGTTCTGGCTTCTTTCTGCCCTGCTCCAGTTGTTTGACAGAATTTTCCCTATTTATATGCACAGGGAGAGAATTGTCAATCAAGTAGAGCAGGGCGGAGACAAACAAAATCAGGGACTTGCCTTGGACTAGTCAGCCGAGTCACATAGTCTTTAACCGGCTTTTAAATGTATGATTTCACTTAAATACTGCAGCTTTTCATAGTTAATACAAGTTATTCTTCTCTCTTGGTTGTAAAGATTTAATGTAGGATTTAAAATTTCTAGCGCCTAAAGCTCAACTTTTCCC is a window encoding:
- the XYLT2 gene encoding xylosyltransferase 2 isoform X2, with the protein product MAAGARVLKLGRRYKYLAAAALALLLLQGLVVWSFSGLDEDGEIETWANLTRDGDTGSVEGPHHTDHGFTRKCEVKGKDALSALARAPTQKCQQEIANLVCLHQQGRLMPKSLPRYCHTTGKLTSGLQWEENDIVAPVHKKPLRLVFMLVVHGRAVRQLKRLIKAIYHKDHFYYIHVDQRSNYLHNEMVQIAQQYTNIRVTPWRMITIWGGASLLTMYLRSMQDLLEMTDWPWDFFINLSAADYPTRTNQELVYFLSKYKDKNFLKSHGRDNARFIKKQGIDRLFHECDSHMWRLGEREIPEGIVVDGGSDWFVLTRPFVKYVIYTQDVLVSELRRFYKYTLLPAESFFHTVLENSQDCDTFVDNNLRVTNWNRKLGCRCQYKHIVDWCGCSPNDFKPPDISRLKQVSRPTFFARKFESSVNQEAMDILDAHVFGEPDPGTPNLKAYWENVYHYTEGQEGVTDVTMTAYTSFTRLSLNKLRKPEKENKKSACSFSADDFPSSVEVYFHDDRFQGYLVTQRVHPSETLEFWMMPRGSLRILDKIGAFSRIQNLEVGTEWDAKERIFRNFGGLIGPMDEPVAVQRWTHGVNVTVTVVWIDPTYIIAASYDISVDSEADFTQYKPPLTRPLRPGVWHVRLLHLWELLAEVKFLVVPLTHRNKQPLQKGDRWLHAGPSHGQYMEQDFQALSGILGLPSRVEIEQEAVKKSDLMGQDLEKWTDTSLSDFWSVGGICTKTAPTLCPSLPVCSDTHWSSLSPDPKSELGPVRPDGRLR
- the XYLT2 gene encoding xylosyltransferase 2 isoform X1; translated protein: MAAGARVLKLGRRYKYLAAAALALLLLQGLVVWSFSGLDEDGEINAPQKRSRSPDKAEHSKDPDSSAGRRAWRSRIKGGRAGSEVARVAKEANAKSKLSTRIHVPQETWANLTRDGDTGSVEGPHHTDHGFTRKCEVKGKDALSALARAPTQKCQQEIANLVCLHQQGRLMPKSLPRYCHTTGKLTSGLQWEENDIVAPVHKKPLRLVFMLVVHGRAVRQLKRLIKAIYHKDHFYYIHVDQRSNYLHNEMVQIAQQYTNIRVTPWRMITIWGGASLLTMYLRSMQDLLEMTDWPWDFFINLSAADYPTRTNQELVYFLSKYKDKNFLKSHGRDNARFIKKQGIDRLFHECDSHMWRLGEREIPEGIVVDGGSDWFVLTRPFVKYVIYTQDVLVSELRRFYKYTLLPAESFFHTVLENSQDCDTFVDNNLRVTNWNRKLGCRCQYKHIVDWCGCSPNDFKPPDISRLKQVSRPTFFARKFESSVNQEAMDILDAHVFGEPDPGTPNLKAYWENVYHYTEGQEGVTDVTMTAYTSFTRLSLNKLRKPEKENKKSACSFSADDFPSSVEVYFHDDRFQGYLVTQRVHPSETLEFWMMPRGSLRILDKIGAFSRIQNLEVGTEWDAKERIFRNFGGLIGPMDEPVAVQRWTHGVNVTVTVVWIDPTYIIAASYDISVDSEADFTQYKPPLTRPLRPGVWHVRLLHLWELLAEVKFLVVPLTHRNKQPLQKGDRWLHAGPSHGQYMEQDFQALSGILGLPSRVEIEQEAVKKSDLMGQDLEKWTDTSLSDFWSVGGICTKTAPTLCPSLPVCSDTHWSSLSPDPKSELGPVRPDGRLR